Below is a window of Streptomyces sp. NBC_01429 DNA.
CAGCGCGCCGGCCGCGATGCCGGGTGCGGCGATCGGCAGGGTGACCCGTACGAAGGTCTGCACCGGACCCGCGTAGAGATCGCGCGCCGCTTCCTCCAGCCGTGGGTCCATGGACATGACCCGGGCCTTGACGGCGGTCACCACGAAGCTGAGACAGAACATGATGTGCGCGATGAGTACGGTCCAGAAGCCGAGCCGCGCGCCGAGGTTGAGGAAGAGCGTCAGCAGCGAGGCGGCCATGACCACCTCGGGCATCGCCATCGGCAGGAAGATCAGCGAGTTGACCGCACCGCGCGCCCGGAACCGGTAGCGGACCAGCGCGAACGCGATCATGGTGCCGAGCACGGTGGCGCCGAGCGTCGCCCAGGCCGCGATCCGCAGCGAGAGCGACAGCGATCCGCACAGGTCGGCGGCGCCGCAGGGGTCTTTCCAGGCGTCCAGGGAGAAGGTCTGCCAGGAGTAGTTGAACCGCCCCTTCGGCCGGTTGAACGAGAAGACCATCACGACGATGTTCGGCAGGATCAGATAGGCGAGGGTGCCCAGTCCCGCGATGACCACGAGGTTGCGTCGGAGCAGGCGCATCAGACGAGGTCCTCCGTCCCGGCTCGGCGGATGTAGAGGGTGACCGTCACCAGGACGACGGCCATCAGGATGAAGGAGAGCGCGGCGGCCGTCGGATAGTCGAGGACCCGCAGGAACTGCGTCTGGATGACGCTGCCGACCATCTTCGTGTCGGTCGATCCGAGCAGTTCGGCGTTGACGTAGTCGCCGCTCGCCGGGATGAAGGTGAGGAGTGTGCCGGAGACGACGCCCGGCATGGAGAGCGGGAAGGTCACCTTGCGGAAGGTGGTCCACGGCCGGGCGTAGAGGTCGCCCGCCGCCTCGTGGAGCCGTCCGTCGACCCGCTCCAGGGAGGTGCAGAGCGGCAGGATCATGAAGGGCAGGAAGTTGTAGGTGAGCCCGCAGACCACCGCCATGGGGGTGGCCAGCACGCGGCTTCCCTCGGTCCAGCCGAGCCAGCTGGTCACGTCGAGGACGTGCAGGGAGTTCAGGACGCCGACGACCGGCCCGCCGTCCGCGAGGATCGTCTTCCAGGCGAGCGTGCGGATCAGGAAGCTGGTGAAGAAGGGCGCGATGACGAGAACCAGCAGCAGATGGCGCCAGCGGCCCGCCTTGAACGCGAGGAGATACGCCAGCGGGTAGCCGAGCAGCAGGCACAGGGCCGTGGCGGTGCCCGCGTACAGCAGGGAGCGCACGAACTGCGGGTAGTACTCCTGGAGCGCGTCCCAGTACGTCGCGAAGTGCCAGGTGACCTGGAAGCCTTCTTCCAGGGAGCCGGTCTGTACGGAGGTCGACGCCTGGTAGACCATCGGCAGCGCGAAGAAGACCAGCAGCCAGAGGATGCCGGGCAGCAGCAGCCAGTACGGTACGAGCCGCTTGCGCGCGGACGCCTTGCGTACGGGGGGATCCGGCGGCCCGGGCGGCGGGGAGGCGGGCGCGGCGGGCGGCGCCTCGGTGGCGGTCACGACGCCTCCTCGGCCACCGTCTTGTCTGCCGGCTTGCCCGCTGTCCCGGCCGGTGTCCTGTTCGCCTCGTCGGCGTCCTTCGTACCGGCGGCTTCCGTGGTGCCGTCGGCGTCCGTCGTACCGGCTTGCGCGGACTGGCCGGCGTCCAGGCCGAAGGTGTGCGCGGGGTTCCAGTGGAGGACGACCTCGGCGCCGGGGACGAGGCGGCCGTCGCGCTCGATGTTCTGCGCGTACACCTCAAGACCGGGACAGCCGGGGCCGTCGATCACGTACTGGGTGGAGACGCCGATGAAGCTGGAGTCGGCGATCCGGCCGGATATGCGGTTGCGCCCTTCGGGGACGGTGTCCGCGTCGTCGGCGTGGGTCAGGCTGATCTTCTCGGGGCGCACGCCGACCAGCAGCCTGCCGCCGCCGCGCACCGGCGCCGGACATCGGGCGGCGGGCAGCCGGAACGTGGCGCCGCCTGCGGTGACGGCGATGTCGTCGCCGTGGACCCCGGCGACCTCGGTCCCGATGAGGTTGGAGGTGCCGAGGAAGTTGGCGACGAAGGTGGTGTCGGGGTTCTCGTAGAGATCGGCGGGGCTGCCGAGCTGCTCCACCCGGCCCGCGTTCATCACCGCGACGGTGTCGGCCATCGTCATGGCCTCCTCCTGGTCGTGGGTGACATGGATGAAGGTGATGCCGACCTCGGTCTGGATGCGCTTCAGCTCCAGCTGCATCTGGCGCCGCAGCTTGAGGTCGAGCGCGCCGAGCGGCTCGTCGAGGAGCAGCACCCGGGGGTGGTTGATGAGCGCGCGGGCCACGGCGACCCGCTGTTGCTGGCCGCCGGAGAGCTGGTGCGGCTTGCGCCGGGCGAAGTCCCCGAGCTGGACGAGGTCGAGCATGTCGCCGACCTGCCGCCGTACGGACTTGATGCCGCGCCGGCGCAGTCCGAAGGCGACGTTCTCGTAGATGTCGAGGTGCGGGAAGAGCGCGTAGCTCTGGAAGACGGTGTTGACGGGGCGCTTGTACGGGGGCAGCGCGGTGACGTCCTTGTCGCCCAGGAGGACCGAGCCCGTGGTCGGCTCCTCCAGGCCGGCGATCATCCGCAGGGTGGTGGTCTTGCCGCAGCCCGAGGCGCCGAGCAGGGCGAAGAAGGAGCCCTGCGGCACGGTGAGTTCGAGCGGGCGGACCGCCTGGAAGGTGCCGTACGTCTTGCTGATCCCGGTGAGGCGGACGTCGCCGCCGCCCCGGCTGGTGGATGTGGTCTCTGTCATGGATCACGGTCCCGGGGAGGAGAGGGAGGAGAAGAAGGAGGAGGAGGGGTGGACGGGCGGGGCGTACGGCGGGGCGGTGGGTCGCTACGCGCCGATGAGCTTGGCGAACTTCTGCTCGTACGCGGTCTCTTCCCCGGCGCTCAGCGAGCGGAAGGCGTGCGAGGCCGCGGCCATCGCCTCGTCGGGGAGGATCAGCGTGTTGTCGGCCATCGACTTGTCGATCTTCGTGAGTTCGGCGCGTACGCCGTCGACGGGACAGACGTAGTTGATGTACGCGGCGAGCCGGGCCGCGATCGGCGGCCGGTAGTAGTGGTCGATGAGCCGCTCGGCGTTGGTCTTGTGCCGCGCCCTGGCCGGGACCAGCAGGTTGTCGCTGGAGAGCATGTAACCGGCCCGGGGGATGGTGAACTTGACGTCGGGGTTGTCGTGCTGGAGCTGGACGATGTCTCCGGCCCAGGCGACGCAGGCGGCGATGTCGCCCTTGTCGAGGTCCGCGGTGTAGTCGTTGCCGGTGAAGCGGCGGACCTGCTTCTTGTCGACGGCCTGCTGGAGCCGGGCGACGGCCGCGTCGAAGTCGTCGTCGGTGAACTTCGCCGGGTCCTTGCCGAGGTCGAGGAGGGTCATCCCGATGGTGTCGCGCATCTCGGAGAGGAAGGCGACGCGGCCCTTGAGCTGAGGGTCGTCCAGCAGCTGGGAGACGGAGTCGACGGTACGTCCGCCGGTGGCTCTGGAGTTGTACGCGATCACGGTG
It encodes the following:
- a CDS encoding ABC transporter substrate-binding protein, producing the protein MEQYEPDPEQYEPDRLSAAQLAAVRRSVTGGRGALTRRSLLRATGVGTLAIGGLAGLSGCGIPPAKLADGGRASSDHSAEEKRVVFSNWTEYMDVSDDEKHYPTLEAFTRRTGIKVKYTADINDNVEFFGKIQPQLAAGQDTGRDLICVTDWLAARMIRLGYAQKLDPSHLPYAFANLSQQFRSPDWDPGRAHSYPWTGIPTVIAYNSRATGGRTVDSVSQLLDDPQLKGRVAFLSEMRDTIGMTLLDLGKDPAKFTDDDFDAAVARLQQAVDKKQVRRFTGNDYTADLDKGDIAACVAWAGDIVQLQHDNPDVKFTIPRAGYMLSSDNLLVPARARHKTNAERLIDHYYRPPIAARLAAYINYVCPVDGVRAELTKIDKSMADNTLILPDEAMAAASHAFRSLSAGEETAYEQKFAKLIGA
- a CDS encoding ABC transporter ATP-binding protein; translation: MTETTSTSRGGGDVRLTGISKTYGTFQAVRPLELTVPQGSFFALLGASGCGKTTTLRMIAGLEEPTTGSVLLGDKDVTALPPYKRPVNTVFQSYALFPHLDIYENVAFGLRRRGIKSVRRQVGDMLDLVQLGDFARRKPHQLSGGQQQRVAVARALINHPRVLLLDEPLGALDLKLRRQMQLELKRIQTEVGITFIHVTHDQEEAMTMADTVAVMNAGRVEQLGSPADLYENPDTTFVANFLGTSNLIGTEVAGVHGDDIAVTAGGATFRLPAARCPAPVRGGGRLLVGVRPEKISLTHADDADTVPEGRNRISGRIADSSFIGVSTQYVIDGPGCPGLEVYAQNIERDGRLVPGAEVVLHWNPAHTFGLDAGQSAQAGTTDADGTTEAAGTKDADEANRTPAGTAGKPADKTVAEEAS
- a CDS encoding ABC transporter permease; translation: MTATEAPPAAPASPPPGPPDPPVRKASARKRLVPYWLLLPGILWLLVFFALPMVYQASTSVQTGSLEEGFQVTWHFATYWDALQEYYPQFVRSLLYAGTATALCLLLGYPLAYLLAFKAGRWRHLLLVLVIAPFFTSFLIRTLAWKTILADGGPVVGVLNSLHVLDVTSWLGWTEGSRVLATPMAVVCGLTYNFLPFMILPLCTSLERVDGRLHEAAGDLYARPWTTFRKVTFPLSMPGVVSGTLLTFIPASGDYVNAELLGSTDTKMVGSVIQTQFLRVLDYPTAAALSFILMAVVLVTVTLYIRRAGTEDLV
- a CDS encoding ABC transporter permease encodes the protein MRLLRRNLVVIAGLGTLAYLILPNIVVMVFSFNRPKGRFNYSWQTFSLDAWKDPCGAADLCGSLSLSLRIAAWATLGATVLGTMIAFALVRYRFRARGAVNSLIFLPMAMPEVVMAASLLTLFLNLGARLGFWTVLIAHIMFCLSFVVTAVKARVMSMDPRLEEAARDLYAGPVQTFVRVTLPIAAPGIAAGALLAFALSFDDFIITNFNAGSTVTFPMYVWGSAQRGTPVQINVIGTAMFALAVLLVVGGQLVGNRRRKSAAR